GTTCCTTCGAGACGTAGACTTGAACGAGACTCGTTATCGTGAGCCCCATAATGATCGCCCACGCCGCCGTCCAGAGAAACCCGACACCGATGCGGAGAGATTCGAGGACACCATCAATTATCGTCGCCTGCATGGTTACATTATCGTAGGAATCATCTATTGCAATTGTCGTTAGAAAACATCCGCTGCCAGGGTGTCCAAACTATGGAAACAAAAGTATGAACCGGGACGATCTCGCGAAAAGAGAGTGAAAATCAAGCTCTCGCTACCTTCGCAGACAGAGCGCGCGCTTCGACTATCGTGAGCCGAGGAGCCGACGTGCGAGTGTCGTCGTCTGTTCCCAGAGAAATCCGATTTCAACGCTTTGTCGGGTAGTTACTACTGGTGCTTCTCGAATATACGAGTCGTTTCTGAGCGTCTCTAACAGAAAGTCAGCGACATCAGCCCGTGAAATCGGCCGGGCACTGGCGTCAATATCGACACCATGGATGTATTCGCCGGTTCGCGGTGCGTCCGTCAATCCACCGGGCCGTACGATCGTCCAGTCGAGGTCGCTTTGCATAACCAGTTCTTCTTGCCGTGCCTTGTCTGCCATCAGATCGTGGAGAGCGGTTGCGTTTGCAATTCGGACATACCACGGAACGGTTTTAGAGCTTGAACCGAGACCCATCGAAGTTAAGACGAGTAATCGGCTGACTGGCCGGTCATCCATCGCCTCGATAATGTTCCGAGTCCCCCGCGACACGATATCCGGTGGGTTGTTCGGTGTCCGCCCAAGGAGACAAACCACGGTGTCTGTATTCTCAACTGTTTCAGAGACTGCCTCTGGATCCAAGACATTTCCTTCGATAGCTGTGATTTGCTCACCTGACGGGAGTTTAGCCTGGGATCGGGTAAGGGCCCGTACGTCATAATCGGCTGCGAGCGCCTGCGTTATCAAACGTCGACCTGTCCCACCAGTCGCCCCAAACACAGCGAGTTTCATGAAAGTGAACCGGTAAAGCGGTTGTACATCTCAGCAAACAGGTAGGTGAATACCCCGGTAATGATCACTGCTTCAAGGATTCCAGCAATAGTCCCAGCGGGTGTCGGCGTGAAGAACAAATGCCACTGCTCCATCATCTCGACCCCGCCTTCGTAGACTCCGATCGCCCCGAAGAGACCCAGTAGAAGCATGATCACAGCCGCGACCGTAGCTGCTGCCGCAGCAAATGGAAGTGGATCAAGACGCGGTGATACCTGACTGGATTCTGGAGTCTCACGAACGCCGGTTTGCTCAGGTGGTGTATTCATATGAAACACTACGAGTGGGCAATTCACTGAGTTTGTGGATACGATTCGAAACCAGCTATATCGAACTGCTACCAACCACAATATGAAGACAGAAAGGCACCACGTCACGGGTTTGATTCATTACTGAATCTCTATCTTCGCACGATCCGATCCGGTGAGTCAGCGTGACAGCGCGACGGCTCCCAGAATTAGATTGGATTCGAACGCAAAACTGTCCCAATACCTGGATGTCAAAAGTATCCACGGGATAGATCGCAAGAAGAAAAGACACAATCGCATTGAATAGGGAAGCCGTATTGATTACTAGAAATGGATCTCATGGAGGGAAAACTATGCCTGACAAAACAGATGATATCCGACTCATTACGATTGTCCTCATTATCATCGGTGCGTTCGTCCTCTTCCCGATGTTCTTCATGGGCTTCGGGATGATGGGAGTTGGCCCGATGATGGGTGGTACTTGGGGCGGCCATATGTGGGGTGACGGAACGATGTCTGGCTGGATGTACGTCGTCGGCATCGTGATGCAGCTCCTGTTCCTCGCAGCCCTCCTCGTTGGTGGATACCTACTCTACCAAGCAATAGCAGGGAACAAGAGCAACTCGAACCAGGCACTCGAAGAACTCCGACTCGCGTACGCTCGTGGCGAATTGACCGACGACGAATACGAACAACGACGAGAGGCGCTCAAACGCGACACGGAGTCACAGTAAGACTGATTCGAGGAATGACGGGCACATCCGATCACCATCCCACAACGGCGTACCCGTCACTCCCGCCTTGGCTCGACCGATATACAACGTTGGGCCTCTACGCACTACTTGTCGGGACGGGACTCTTTCTGATCGCATTCGTTACGAATCCAGTCCCTGATCCCTCATTCCCTTGGGCGACGCTACCGGAGTCGCTCCGACTTCCCTTCGAGCAACCACGGATTGAACACTGGCCCGTGACATACACTATCGGCATCTGGCTGTGGATCCTCGGATTTCCGGCGTTGTTCCTCGCTGGCTACAGACGAGTCGGTGCTCGGACGCCATTCGGGTCGACGACATGGCTCGCAGGACTTCCCACGCTGGCGATGCTCGGCTGGACGACGTACTGCCGGTTCTTCTGGCCGAAGCTCCATCCACCGACCTGGAATGCCCCCTCCTACACGTTCGTCTGCTGGCTGTACTGCTCCTCATATGACGTGGTCTGGAGCAACGCAGCCTATGTGATTGCGCTATTCGGAATTGTCGCGACACTACTCGCAATCCGACACCAGTACGGCGATGGGTATGCTCTCCTTGGGTTTGGACTCCTCGCATTCCCGCTCGGATTACCAGCAGTCTACGGAGGATATCGCCGGACGACACGAGCAACGACCTGAGAACAGAGGAAGAGCTAGCTCAGGGGTCTCGGTGAGCACGTACGAACGCACGTCGCAGGACGGTCAAGAGGACGTACGTCTCGTACTTCTGGGTTCGGCAGTGCTCGCAGGGCTGCATATCCGCGACTATCTCCTCGATCGAATCGTCGTACTCATCCGTGAGCGTGGTGAGCGCGTCCGTAATCTGGGGCTGGACGGCGTCGATCATCTCCTCCACGGCGGCGTCAGCCGAATCCGGCAGCGAGTACGAAAGGACGATAGTATTCGCATGATAGTACTTCGTCGTCCCACCGCGCCCCTCTTCGAAGCGCACGACGTCGACGAGACCGGCGTCCCGGAGCTCGTTGATGTGGTGTCGAACCGTATTTTCCGTCCGGTCGACGCCGCGGTCCTCAAGACGGCTGTGGACCTCGGTCGCAGTCGAGGCCTCCTCAGACAGAATATCGAGGATCATTGCTCGCATCGGTTCGTCGATGGCGTCCGAAATCCGGGTGTCTCGCACCGCGATGTCGTCGAGACGGTGGTCGGTATCGGAATTATTCATATAGGAACTGAGAGTGAGAACGAGGGAAAAGGTAGCGGGACGCGATCGAAGAGGCAACCACCGAGGAACTAGTCCCGAACGGATCCGTGAGGTCGAAAGCCCTAGACGACCTGTTTGACTATTCCAACAGCTTATTTCCGCATTCAAACATATCATCTAAAAAATACTTATTGGGATACGGGCACTACCTCAAACTGTAATGAGCAACACAACCCAGTTCCGCGTCCTCGACTTCGATTGCCCGACCTGTGCAAGCACCGTCGAACGCGCCCTCTCAAACGTCGACGGCGTCCAGCACGTCGAAGTCCACTACGCGACCGGCCGCGTCGAGATCGAGTACGACGACAGCGTCGCCGACCCCGACGCCTTCGCACAGACCATCGAAAACCAGGGGTACACGCCCCAGCCCGCCTAATACCATGAACACACAATCGGTCATGCAGTACTACCGGAAACACCGGAGGGCCATCGTCACGGCGACGAGCGGCGTCCTCTACGGCGGTGGCTGGAGTCTCGGCTACCTCACAAGTTTAGAAATGGCAAGCGCCGCCATCCTCGTCCTGGCGACGACCGTGGGTGGCTACGACATCGCCAAGACCGCCTACCACGAGGTCACCAACCGGACGCTCGGCATCAAGACGCTGGTGACGCTGGCTGCAATCGGGGCCATCGTCATCGGGGAGTACTGGGAAGCCGCCGCCGTCGTCTTCCTGTTCAGCCTCGGCAGCTACCTCGAAGGCCGAACGATGCGCAAGACCCGGACAGCCCTCCAGAAGCTCCTGGAGATGACCCCCGAGACGGCGACCGTCCGTCGCGACGGGGAACTCCAGGAGGTCCCCGCCCGCGAGGTCGAGGAGGGTGAAGTCGTCATCGTGAAGCCAGGCGGGAAGATTCCGGTCGACGGTGACGTCGTCGACGGCGAGAGCAGCGAGGGGTCGGAGACCCCTCGAGCGAACGGGGAACCCGTGAGCGCCGTCAACCAAGCACCAGTCACCGGCGAGAGCGCGCCCGTCCACAAGGCCGACGGCGACGAGGTCTACGCCGGGACGGTCAACCAGGAGGGCGCACTGGAGATCCGAACGACGGGTGCGGGCTCGGATACGACGCTCGAACGGATCATCCGTCGCGTCGAGGAGGCTCAAGAGGCTCAGTCGCCCACGGAGAGCCTCATCGACCGGTTCGCGAAGTACTACACGCCAGCCGTCATCGTGCTGGCCATCGGCGCGTATGCAGTCACGCAGAACGCGATCCTGTCGCTGACGCTGCTGGTCATCGGCTGTCCCGGGGCGCTGGTCATCGGGCCGCCGGTCAGCATCGTCTCCGCCATCGGGAACGCCGCCCGGTCTGGCGTACTGATGAAGGGCGGCGAACACCTGGAACGCGCCGGCAAGATCGACCTTGTCGCCTTCGACAAGACCGGTACCCTCACGAAGGGCGAGACCACCGTCGCCGACGTCGAGGGGTTCGGCGTTGCTGATGACGAGGTCCTCTCGCTCGCGGCGACCGCCGAGAAGAAGAGCGAACACCACCTCGCCGATGCCATCGTCGACGCGGCCCGCGAGCGACCGACTGCTGCGACGGACGGCGGAACGACGGTCGCCCAGGCGGACGATACGGACGGTGGGCGCAGGTCGGTTCCCGATCCGGGCGACTTCGACGTGGTCGCTGGCAAGGGCGTCATCGCCCATGCCGATGGCCAGGAAGTTGTTGTCGGCAACCGCGCACTGCTGGACGACCGCGACATCGACATCCCCAGTCGGGTCGCCGACTACGTCCGCGAGCGTGAGGGGCGCGGCGAGACGGTCGTCCACGTCGTCCGCGATGGGGACATCATCGGTGCAATCGCGCTGCGGGACGAACTCCGGGAGTCTGCCCCTTGCGTCGTCGCGGCACTCCAAGACGCCGGCATCGAGACGGTGATGCTCACCGGCGACAACAAGCGGACGACCGCCGCCGTCGCCGAGGAGGTCGGCATCGACGAGTACCGCGCCGAACTGCTCCCCGAGGACAAACAGACGGTCATCGAGGGCTACCAGGCCGACGGGCACGTCGTCGCGATGGTCGGCGACGGTATTAACGACGCGCCGTCGCTGGCGACCGCCGATGTCGGCATCGCGATGGGTGCTGCGGGAACGGATACCGCCATCGAGACGGCTGACATGGCGTTGATGGCCGACGACCTCGAACGCATCCCGTACGCGGTCAAACTCAGCAAGGCGACGCGCTGGAACGTCCTCGAGAACGTCGGTCTCGCGGTGCTGACCGTGACCGTCCTCCTCGCGGGCGTGCTCACCAGCTACGTCACCCTCGCTGCCGGGATGCTGGTCCACGAGGCCAGCGTCCTCCTCGTCATCCTCAACGGGATGCGACTGCTCCGCTACTGACCACTAGACACTACCACCACCACTCATGACATCGAATTCCACTGCGACTGACACGGCCCAGACTAGAACCAATTGGCAGGTCGACTACGACGTCGATCCGATCGAAATCCGCGACCCCGTCGCGGAGGCCCTCGGCATCCTCGAACCGGGCGGGCCGTTCGTCATCACCTATAGAGACGCTGTGAAAGAGGCGGGACACTCCTGTCCGACTGCCTCGGGCGCCTACCGGATCGTCCAGTTCGGACTCGACGCCCTGTATCCCGACGACTATCCAATCCGGAGCGAAATCGAGGTCCAGGCGGCCGGCCCGCAAGACGATGCTGCGTACGGCGTGATGAGCCGCATCATCTCGTACGTGACTGGCGCGACCGAC
The DNA window shown above is from Haloarcula halobia and carries:
- a CDS encoding ArsR/SmtB family transcription factor, with the translated sequence MNNSDTDHRLDDIAVRDTRISDAIDEPMRAMILDILSEEASTATEVHSRLEDRGVDRTENTVRHHINELRDAGLVDVVRFEEGRGGTTKYYHANTIVLSYSLPDSADAAVEEMIDAVQPQITDALTTLTDEYDDSIEEIVADMQPCEHCRTQKYETYVLLTVLRRAFVRAHRDP
- a CDS encoding NAD(P)-dependent oxidoreductase, with the translated sequence MKLAVFGATGGTGRRLITQALAADYDVRALTRSQAKLPSGEQITAIEGNVLDPEAVSETVENTDTVVCLLGRTPNNPPDIVSRGTRNIIEAMDDRPVSRLLVLTSMGLGSSSKTVPWYVRIANATALHDLMADKARQEELVMQSDLDWTIVRPGGLTDAPRTGEYIHGVDIDASARPISRADVADFLLETLRNDSYIREAPVVTTRQSVEIGFLWEQTTTLARRLLGSR
- a CDS encoding SHOCT domain-containing protein, with protein sequence MPDKTDDIRLITIVLIIIGAFVLFPMFFMGFGMMGVGPMMGGTWGGHMWGDGTMSGWMYVVGIVMQLLFLAALLVGGYLLYQAIAGNKSNSNQALEELRLAYARGELTDDEYEQRREALKRDTESQ
- a CDS encoding heavy-metal-associated domain-containing protein, whose protein sequence is MSNTTQFRVLDFDCPTCASTVERALSNVDGVQHVEVHYATGRVEIEYDDSVADPDAFAQTIENQGYTPQPA
- a CDS encoding heavy metal translocating P-type ATPase — its product is MNTQSVMQYYRKHRRAIVTATSGVLYGGGWSLGYLTSLEMASAAILVLATTVGGYDIAKTAYHEVTNRTLGIKTLVTLAAIGAIVIGEYWEAAAVVFLFSLGSYLEGRTMRKTRTALQKLLEMTPETATVRRDGELQEVPAREVEEGEVVIVKPGGKIPVDGDVVDGESSEGSETPRANGEPVSAVNQAPVTGESAPVHKADGDEVYAGTVNQEGALEIRTTGAGSDTTLERIIRRVEEAQEAQSPTESLIDRFAKYYTPAVIVLAIGAYAVTQNAILSLTLLVIGCPGALVIGPPVSIVSAIGNAARSGVLMKGGEHLERAGKIDLVAFDKTGTLTKGETTVADVEGFGVADDEVLSLAATAEKKSEHHLADAIVDAARERPTAATDGGTTVAQADDTDGGRRSVPDPGDFDVVAGKGVIAHADGQEVVVGNRALLDDRDIDIPSRVADYVREREGRGETVVHVVRDGDIIGAIALRDELRESAPCVVAALQDAGIETVMLTGDNKRTTAAVAEEVGIDEYRAELLPEDKQTVIEGYQADGHVVAMVGDGINDAPSLATADVGIAMGAAGTDTAIETADMALMADDLERIPYAVKLSKATRWNVLENVGLAVLTVTVLLAGVLTSYVTLAAGMLVHEASVLLVILNGMRLLRY